In the Streptomyces sp. NBC_00525 genome, one interval contains:
- a CDS encoding AAA family ATPase encodes MSAPSSVPTGTADSAGTADADAARASLEALRSEIAKAVVGQDSAVTGVVVALLCRGHVLLEGVPGVAKTLLVRALAASLELDTKRVQFTPDLMPGDVTGSLVYDARTAEFSFQPGPVFTNLLLADEINRTPPKTQSSLLEAMEERQVTVDGVPRPLPEPFLVAATQNPVEYEGTYPLPEAQLDRFLLKLTVPLPTRDDEVQVLTRHAAGFDPRDLQAAGIRPVAGPADLEAARIAVAATVVSPKIAGYVVDICRATRDSPSVSLGVSPRGATALLSTARAWAWLTGRDYVTPDDVKALALPTLRHRIHLRPEASMEGVTPDSVISAVLAHVPVPR; translated from the coding sequence ATGAGCGCCCCGTCCTCCGTGCCCACCGGGACCGCCGACTCAGCCGGGACCGCCGACGCCGACGCGGCCCGCGCTTCCCTGGAAGCTCTGCGCTCCGAGATCGCCAAGGCGGTGGTCGGCCAGGACTCGGCCGTCACCGGTGTCGTCGTGGCGCTGCTCTGCCGAGGGCATGTCCTGCTCGAAGGCGTCCCCGGTGTGGCCAAGACCCTGCTGGTGCGAGCCCTGGCCGCGTCGCTCGAACTGGACACCAAGCGCGTCCAGTTCACCCCGGACCTGATGCCCGGCGATGTCACCGGATCGCTCGTCTACGACGCCCGCACCGCCGAGTTCTCCTTCCAGCCGGGCCCGGTCTTCACCAACCTCCTCCTCGCCGACGAGATCAACCGCACCCCTCCGAAGACACAGTCGTCCCTCCTGGAGGCGATGGAGGAGCGCCAGGTCACCGTCGACGGCGTCCCGCGTCCGCTGCCCGAGCCGTTCCTCGTGGCCGCGACGCAGAACCCGGTCGAGTACGAGGGCACGTACCCCCTTCCCGAAGCCCAACTGGACCGGTTCCTGCTGAAGCTGACCGTTCCGCTGCCGACCCGTGACGACGAGGTCCAGGTCCTGACCCGCCATGCCGCCGGTTTCGACCCCCGCGACCTCCAGGCCGCAGGCATCCGGCCGGTCGCCGGCCCCGCCGATCTCGAAGCCGCCCGCATCGCGGTGGCCGCGACGGTTGTCTCCCCCAAGATCGCAGGCTATGTGGTCGATATCTGCCGTGCCACGCGTGATTCCCCCTCGGTCTCCCTCGGCGTCTCCCCCCGTGGAGCCACCGCCCTGTTGTCGACCGCCCGAGCCTGGGCCTGGCTCACCGGCCGCGACTACGTGACCCCGGACGATGTGAAGGCTCTGGCCCTTCCGACGCTCCGCCACCGCATCCATCTGCGCCCCGAGGCCTCGATGGAAGGGGTCACCCCCGACTCCGTCATCTCCGCTGTGCTCGCCCATGTCCCCGTACCCAGGTGA